A genomic stretch from Silurus meridionalis isolate SWU-2019-XX chromosome 1, ASM1480568v1, whole genome shotgun sequence includes:
- the sumo2a gene encoding small ubiquitin like modifier 2a, whose translation MADEKPKEGVKTENNEHINLKVAGQDGSVVQFKIKRHTPLSKLMKAYCERQGLTMRQIRFRFDGQPINETDTPAQLEMEDEDTIDVFQQQTGGVM comes from the exons gAAGGTGTGAAGACTGAAAATAACGAGCACATTAACCTGAAGGTTGCTGGACAGGACGGCTCGGTGGTGCAGTTTAAAATCAAGAGGCACACGCCGCTCAGCAAACTGATGAAGGCCTACTGCGAGCGACAG GGTCTCACGATGAGGCAGATCCGCTTCCGGTTTGACGGACAGCCCATTAACGAGACGGACACACCTGCTCAG ttGGAAATGGAGGACGAGGACACGATCGATGTGTTCCAGCAGCAGACGGGAGGCGTGATGTAA
- the jpt1a gene encoding jupiter microtubule associated homolog 1a produces the protein MTTTTTFKGMDPDAKSSSRVLRPPGGGSNISFGNEEEKPAARKNKMASSIFAEPEDPHAHRRNNPPGGKPTGVLCGEPSAPLRRCVQPVNQTGEAQDEPSSVVNGDDGKNNDPVEAVETVEEFEGSQTEKSAQSVSSEKASGRRNPPGGKSSLILG, from the exons atgacgaCCACGACTACGTTTAAGGGCATGGACCCGGATGCAAAGAGCAGCTCCAG gGTTCTCCGTCCACCTGGTGGTGGCTCCAACATCTCATTTGGTAACGAAGAGGAGAAACCTGCAGCTCGCAAAAACAAAATGGCTTCCAGCATTTTTGCAGAGCCGGAGGATCCACATGCTCATCGAAGGAACAACCCACCAG GTGGAAAACCCACAGGTGTGTTATGTGGAGAACCTTCAGCACCACTCAGGAGGTGTGTCcaacctgtcaatcaaactGGTGAGGCACAAGACGAGCCTTCATCAGTGGTG AATGGAGACGATGGAAAGAACAATG ATCCAGTGGAAGCAGTGGAGACAGTTGAGGAGTTTGAGGGGTCTCAGACGGAGAAGTCTGCTCAGAGTGTCTCTTCTGAGAAAGCGTCAGGACGCAGAAACCCCCCTGGAGGCAAATCCTCCCTCATCCTgggctga